One Capsicum annuum cultivar UCD-10X-F1 chromosome 2, UCD10Xv1.1, whole genome shotgun sequence genomic window carries:
- the LOC107859558 gene encoding COBRA-like protein 10: MVSKTIIFYIILFSVNIKGQDYDRNSPPAPPPAENDCNGIFLSYVFISRTKELPHVKNATAQAWAFKATATVLNAGIYELKNWKMFIGFQNRELLVSATNAVLVSGDDFPAPVGNGTYLAGYPQTDLKTSIDTAGDFTQIQAEIELTGTQFGIRSPGYPMPKTIKLVNDGYKCPSAIRKSTTMHVCCVKDPKIKVKNFTTKYFPRQNGDLLISYDILQAYPSNYQAQVTIQNVNPLGRLDQWNLTWEWMRGEFIYSMRGAYTRRKDYSDCVYGAAAQYYQDLDFSKVMNCEKKPIIADLPPDRAQDKDVGMLPFCCRNGSIMPSIMNETNSKSVFQLQVYKLPPDLNRTALYPPERWKIVGILNPEYKCGQALRVDETQFSDPTGLQATVTAIASWQIVCNITKPKHRANRCCVSYSAYYNESAIPCNTCACGCDSSAKCSQNAPGLFVPPETLLVPFANRRNKTLYWAKLKHYHVPKQLPCGDNCGVSINWHIDSNYKTGWTARITLFNWGEINFVDWFVGIQFKKTGSGFAQAFSFNGTLLRNMNDTVFLEGLPGLNYLLAEADGKKPGQPRVPGKQQSVLRFNKKLKGIDILTGDGFPTRLLFNGEECALPTRLLAADGRKWRANSWVITVITLITFLLMLKDLQ; the protein is encoded by the exons ATGGTCTCCAAAACCATTATCTTTTACATAATCTTGTTTTCAGTCAATATTAAGGGACAAGACTATGATAGAAATTCACCACCTGCACCTCCTCCCGCAGAAAATGACTGCAATGGTATCTTCTTATCCTATGTGTTCATCTCTAGAACCAAAGAGCTTCCCCACGTAAAGAATGCAACTGCACAAGCCTGGGCCTTTAAGGCTACGGCGACAGTACTTAATGCAGGTATATATGAGCTCAAGAACTGGAAAATGTTCATCGGATTTCAAAATCGCGAGCTTTTAGTCTCAGCTACTAATGCTGTTTTAGTAAGCGGTGATGATTTCCCAGCTCCTGTTGGAAATGGAACTTACCTAGCTGgttatcctcagacagatttgAAAACGTCGATTGATACTGCTGGTGATTTTACACAAATTCAAGCTGAGATTGAGTTAACAGGTACACAGTTTGGAATCAGGTCACCAGGTTATCCCATGCCTAAAACTATTAAACTTGTCAATGATGGATACAAATGTCCATCAGCAATTCGCAAAT CAACAACTATGCATGTCTGCTGCGTGAAAGATCCAAAAATTAAGGTTAAAAATTTCACAACCAAGTATTTCCCACGCCAAAATGGTGATCTTTTGATCTCTTATGATATTCTGCAAGCCTATCCTAGTAACTATCAAGCACAAGTGACCATACAAAATGTCAATCCTTTGGGACGCCTTGATCAATGGAATTTAACTTGGGAATGGATGAGAGGGGAGTTCATATACTCGATGAGGGGTGCATATACTCGCAGGAAAGACTATTCGGATTGCGTCTATGGTGCTGCAGCACAGTACTATCAAGACTTAGATTTTTCTAAAGTCATGAACTGTGAAAAGAAGCCTATCATAGCTGATTTGCCTCCAGATAGAGCTCAAGATAAAGATGTAGGCATGTTGCCATTCTGCTGCAGAAATGGTAGCATCATGCCAAGTATAATGAATGAAACCAATTCAAAGTCTGTGTTTCAGTTACAGGTGTATAAGCTTCCACCAGATTTGAACCGAACAGCTCTTTACCCTCCAGAAAGATGGAAAATAGTCGGTATTCTTAATCCGGAGTATAAATGTGGACAGGCATTAAGAGTAGACGAAACACAATTCTCTGATCCAACTGGACTTCAAGCTACTGTCACAGCTATTGCAAGTTGGCAAATAGTCTGCAATATCACAAAGCCTAAACATAGAGCGAACCGGTGCTGTGTTTCATACAGTGCCTATTATAATGAATCTGCAATCCCCTGCAACACTTGTGCATGTGGTTGTGACAGTTCTGCTAAATGTAGTCAAAATGCACCAGGATTGTTTGTTCCCCCAGAAACACTTCTTGTTCCATTCGCAAACAGAAGAAATAAAACCCTGTATTGGGCTAAACTAAAGCACTATCACGTCCCTAAGCAGTTACCTTGTGGCGACAACTGTGGGGTTAGCATAAATTGGCATATCGATTCAAACTACAAAACAGGATGGACTGCTAGGATTACTCTATTCAACTGGGGTGAAATTAATTTTGTGGACTGGTTCGTTGGAATCCAGTTCAAGAAAACCGGTTCTGGCTTTGCACAAGCTTTTTCTTTCAATGGAACTTTACTTCGAAACATGAATGATACAGTTTTCTTGGAAGGACTACCTGGCTTAAATTACTTGTTAGCAGAAGCAGATGGAAAAAAACCTGGACAGCCTAGAGTACCCGGAAAGCAACAATCTGTCCTCAGATTTAATAAGAAGTTAAAAGGTATTGATATATTAACTGGAGATGGGTTTCCAACAAGGTTGCTATTCAATGGGGAAGAATGTGCACTTCCCACTCGTCTTTTAGCAGCAGATGGAAGAAAATGGCGTGCAAACTCTTGGGTTATCACCGTCATAACATTGATAACCTTCTTGCTGATGCTAAAAGACCTGCAATGA
- the LOC107859560 gene encoding CRIB domain-containing protein RIC10 isoform X1 yields MVGFLVVTFLLCLGHLKEDSGQCSRKLRTINNPFFCISFYQERQRNWPFYLYSVSSLSRGWLLLLHWGFTHSSSMGTKMKGIYKYISNIFVVKEREIEIGYPTDVKHVAHIGWDGQSGSAPSWMNEFKTGPEFAATSIGNSGSAHSPWASQDYTESMRQQQTSDLYRDVTPSVVPKKQKRRMKPKSTSSPRSGSSSSSRSSRAEKSKAKFVEGNAKPLNIEVA; encoded by the exons ATGGTTGGTTTCTTGGTTGTTACATTTTTATTATGCCTAGGACACTTGAAAGAGGACAGTGGGCAATGTAGCAGGAAGTTGAGGACAATTAATAACCCTTTCTTTTGTATCAGCTTTTATCAAGAAAG gcAAAGGAATTGGCCCTTCTATCTGTATTCTGTTTCATCTCTGAGCAGAgggtggttgttgttgttgcattggGGATTTACACACTCTTCTTCTATGGGAACCAAAATGAAGGGGATCTACAAATACATTTCTAATATTTTTG TTGTGAAGGAGAGGGAGATAGAGATTGGATATCCAACTGATGTTAAGCATGTGGCACATATTGGTTGGGATGGACAATCAGGCAGTGCACCTAGTTGG ATGAATGAATTCAAGACTGGGCCTGAATTTGCAGCAACTTCTATTGGTAATTCTGGTTCTGCACATTCTCCATGGGCATCTCAAG ATTACACAGAGTCAATGAGACAGCAACAAACATCTGATCTTTACAGGGATGTAACACCTTCAGTGGTTCCTAAGAAACAGAAGCGGAGGATGAAGCCCAAATCGACATCCTCTCCCAGGTCTGGTTCATCATCCTCATCTAGGTCATCACGAGCAGAAAAATCCAAGGCTAAATTTGTCGAAGGCAATGCTAAACCACTAAACATAGAAGTGGCTTAA
- the LOC107859561 gene encoding homeobox-leucine zipper protein PROTODERMAL FACTOR 2, with protein MYKPNMFDSHQHLLDTPSSTQKSQETEMDFLREEELESKSGTDIMEGQHSGDDQDPNQRPTKKKRYHRHTQHQIQEMEAFFKECPHPDDKQRKELGRRLELAPLQVKFWFQNKRTQMKAQHERCENTHLRNENDKLRAENIRYKEALTNASCPHCGGPAAIGEMSFDEQQLRVENTRLREEIDRISGIAAKYVGKPMLNFPPHLPPPEAPRSLDLAFGPQSGLLDEMYNVGDIFRTAIRGLTDGEKPVVIELAVSAMEELTRMAQTDEPMWITNSENSIVTLCEEEYARTFPRGITGPKPLTLNSEASRASSVVIMNPINLVEILMDANQWTSVFAGLVSRGMTVEVLSTGVAGNYNGALQVMTAEFQVPSPLVPIRENFFLRYCKQHDDGTWAVVDVSLDSLRPSPVPPCRRRPSGCLIKELPNGYSQVTWVEHVEADEKAVHDMYKPLVCSGLAFGAKRWVATLERQCERLASAMANNIQTGDVGIFTSPAGRKSMLKLAERMVRSFCAGVGTSTTHTWTTLSGSGADDVRVMTRKSIDDPGRPPGIVLSAATSFWIPVSPKRVFDFLRDENSRSEWDILSNGGVIQEMAHIANGRDPGNCVSLLRVNSGNSHQSNMLILQESSTDPTGSYVIYAPVDIVAMNVVLSGGDPDYVALLPSGFAILPDGSTNHHGGSGSSSDVGSVGGSLLTVAFQILVDSVPTAKLSLGSVATVNSLIKCTVDRIKSAVTPESA; from the exons ATGTATAAGCCAAACATGTTTGATAGCCACCAGCATTTGCTTGATACGCCATCTTCGACCCAAAAATCACAAGAGACTGAAATGGATTTCCTTCGAGAAGAAGAACTCGAGAGCAAATCAGGAACTGATATAATGGAAGGCCAACATTCAGGGGATGATCAAGATCCGAACCAACGACCAACCAAGAAGAAGAGGTACCACCGCCATACGCAACACCAAATACAAGAAATGGAAGC TTTTTTCAAAGAATGCCCACACCCAGACGATAAACAAAGGAAAGAGCTGGGGAGAAGACTTGAGCTAGCGCCGTTGCAAGTGAAGTTTTGGTTCCAAAACAAGCGGACTCAAATGAAG GCTCAACATGAACGATGTGAGAACACACACTTGAGGAATGAAAATGACAAGCTGCGCGCTGAGAACATAAGGTATAAAGAAGCTCTCACCAATGCGTCGTGCCCACACTGTGGAGGGCCTGCAGCCATAGGGGAGATGTCATTTGATGAGCAACAATTGAGGGTCGAAAATACTCGTCTTAGAGAAGAG ATtgatagaatatctggaatagCTGCAAAATATGTTGGAAAACCAATGCTCAACTTTCCTCCCCATCTTCCTCCACCAGAAGCACCTCGTTCTCTAGATTTGGCTTTTGGACCTCAATCAGGTTTGCTTGATGAAATGTACAATGTTGGTGACATTTTCAGAACGGCAATTAGGGGCCTTACAGATGGAGAGAAGCCCGTGGTCATTGAACTTGCTGTTTCCGCAATGGAGGAACTTACTAGAATGGCCCAAACTGATGAACCTATGTGGATCACAAACTCGGAGAATTCTATTGTGACTTTATGTGAGGAGGAATATGCTCGGACTTTCCCTCGAGGCATAACTGGACCTAAGCCATTGACCCTGAATTCTGAAGCCTCACGAGCTAGCTCTGTTGTTATAATGAATCCTATTAATTTAGTAGAGATTTTGATGGATGCG AATCAATGGACAAGCGTTTTTGCGGGCCTGGTGTCTAGAGGAATGACCGTTGAAGTCTTGTCAACCGGAGTAGCCGGAAACTACAATGGAGCATTGCAAGTG ATGACAGCGGAGTTCCAGGTTCCCTCTCCCCTTGTTCCAATTCGGGAGAACTTTTTCTTAAGATATTGTAAGCAACATGATGATGGGACTTGGGCAGTAGTTGATGTTTCCCTAGATAGTTTGCGCCCTTCTCCAGTGCCACCATGCCGAAGAAGACCCTCTGGCTGTTTAATTAAAGAATTGCCAAATGGTTACTCCCAG GTCACATGGGTTGAACATGTTGAGGCGGATGAAAAAGCTGTTCACGACATGTACAAGCCACTTGTCTGTTCTGGGCTTGCATTTGGAGCAAAGCGCTGGGTGGCAACATTAGAGAGACAATGTGAACGGCTTGCAAGTGCAATGGCAAATAACATCCAAACTGGAGATGTTGGAA TTTTCACAAGTCCAGCCGGACGAAAGAGCATGTTGAAACTTGCTGAGAGAATGGTGAGGAGCTTTTGTGCTGGTGTTGGTACATCGACAACTCACACGTGGACAACGTTGTCCGGAAGTGGTGCTGATGATGTTAGAGTCATGACAAGAAAGAGCATTGATGATCCTGGGAGACCTCCTGGAATTGTGCTGAGCGCTGCAACATCTTTTTGGATCCCAGTTTCTCCTAAAAGAGTGTTTGATTTTCTCCGCGACGAGAACTCCAGGAGTGAG TGGGATATTCTTTCCAATGGTGGTGTTATTCAGGAAATGGCACACATCGCAAATGGCCGTGACCCTGGAAACTGCGTATCTCTACTCCGTGTCAAT AGTGGAAACTCTCACCAGAGTAACATGTTGATACTCCAAGAGAGTTCAACTGACCCAACAGGATCTTATGTTATTTACGCTCCAGTTGATATTGTCGCAATGAATGTGGTGTTAAGTGGGGGTGACCCTGACTATGTTGCTCTGTTGCCATCTGGTTTTGCTATTCTTCCTGACGGGTCGACCAATCACCATGGTGGTAGCGGCAGCAGTTCAGATGTTGGCTCTGTTGGCGGGTCGCTGCTAACAGTTGCATTTCAAATATTGGTTGATTCAGTCCCAACTGCAAAACTTTCCCTTGGATCAGTTGCAACTGTTAATAGTCTCATCAAGTGCACCGTTGACAGGATTAAATCCGCTGTGACGCCTGAAAGTGCATGA
- the LOC107859560 gene encoding CRIB domain-containing protein RIC10 isoform X2, translated as MVGFLVVTFLLCLGHLKEDSGQCSRKLRTINNPFFCISFYQERGWLLLLHWGFTHSSSMGTKMKGIYKYISNIFVVKEREIEIGYPTDVKHVAHIGWDGQSGSAPSWMNEFKTGPEFAATSIGNSGSAHSPWASQDYTESMRQQQTSDLYRDVTPSVVPKKQKRRMKPKSTSSPRSGSSSSSRSSRAEKSKAKFVEGNAKPLNIEVA; from the exons ATGGTTGGTTTCTTGGTTGTTACATTTTTATTATGCCTAGGACACTTGAAAGAGGACAGTGGGCAATGTAGCAGGAAGTTGAGGACAATTAATAACCCTTTCTTTTGTATCAGCTTTTATCAAGAAAG AgggtggttgttgttgttgcattggGGATTTACACACTCTTCTTCTATGGGAACCAAAATGAAGGGGATCTACAAATACATTTCTAATATTTTTG TTGTGAAGGAGAGGGAGATAGAGATTGGATATCCAACTGATGTTAAGCATGTGGCACATATTGGTTGGGATGGACAATCAGGCAGTGCACCTAGTTGG ATGAATGAATTCAAGACTGGGCCTGAATTTGCAGCAACTTCTATTGGTAATTCTGGTTCTGCACATTCTCCATGGGCATCTCAAG ATTACACAGAGTCAATGAGACAGCAACAAACATCTGATCTTTACAGGGATGTAACACCTTCAGTGGTTCCTAAGAAACAGAAGCGGAGGATGAAGCCCAAATCGACATCCTCTCCCAGGTCTGGTTCATCATCCTCATCTAGGTCATCACGAGCAGAAAAATCCAAGGCTAAATTTGTCGAAGGCAATGCTAAACCACTAAACATAGAAGTGGCTTAA